The following proteins are encoded in a genomic region of Streptomyces sp. NBC_01723:
- the dusB gene encoding tRNA dihydrouridine synthase DusB, whose protein sequence is MSTLTTPAPGTTAAPLQIGPHTVAPPVVLAPMAGITNAPFRTLCREFSGGKGLFVSEMITTRALVERNEKTMQLIHFDATETPRSIQLYGVDPVTVGKAVHMIAEEDLADHIDLNFGCPVPKVTRKGGGSALPYKRNLLRAIVREAVTGAGDLPVTMKMRKGIDDDHLTFLDAGRIAVEEGVTAIALHGRTTAQHYGGTADWDAIARLKEHVPEIPVLGNGDIWCAEDALRMVRETGCDGVVVGRGCLGRPWLFADLVAAFEGRTGSFARPALREVADVMVRHATLLGEWIGDEARGVIDFRKHVAWYLKGFAVGSEMRKRLAITSSLEALRAGLDELDLDQPWPTGADGPRGRTSGNNRVVLPDGWLKDPYDCAGVGEDAELDTSGG, encoded by the coding sequence ATGTCCACGCTCACCACGCCCGCCCCCGGCACCACTGCCGCACCCCTGCAGATCGGCCCGCACACCGTCGCACCGCCGGTGGTGCTCGCACCGATGGCCGGGATCACGAACGCCCCGTTCCGCACTCTGTGCAGGGAGTTCAGCGGCGGCAAGGGCCTGTTCGTGAGCGAGATGATCACGACCCGGGCGCTGGTCGAGCGCAACGAGAAGACCATGCAGCTGATCCACTTCGACGCGACCGAGACGCCGCGCTCGATCCAGCTGTACGGCGTGGACCCGGTGACCGTCGGCAAGGCCGTCCACATGATCGCGGAGGAGGACCTCGCCGACCACATCGACCTGAACTTCGGCTGCCCCGTGCCCAAGGTGACCCGCAAGGGCGGCGGCTCGGCCCTCCCGTACAAGCGGAACCTGCTGCGCGCCATCGTCCGCGAGGCCGTCACCGGCGCCGGTGACCTGCCCGTCACCATGAAGATGCGCAAGGGCATCGACGACGACCACCTCACCTTCCTCGACGCCGGCCGCATCGCCGTCGAGGAGGGCGTGACCGCCATCGCCCTGCACGGCCGCACCACCGCCCAGCACTACGGCGGCACCGCCGACTGGGACGCCATCGCCCGCCTCAAGGAGCACGTCCCGGAGATCCCCGTGCTCGGCAACGGCGACATCTGGTGCGCCGAGGACGCGCTGCGGATGGTGCGCGAGACCGGCTGCGACGGCGTGGTCGTCGGGCGCGGCTGCCTCGGGCGCCCGTGGCTCTTCGCCGACCTGGTCGCCGCCTTCGAGGGCCGCACCGGCTCCTTCGCCCGGCCCGCCCTGCGCGAGGTCGCCGACGTCATGGTCCGGCACGCCACCTTGCTGGGGGAGTGGATCGGCGACGAGGCGCGCGGCGTCATCGACTTCCGCAAGCACGTCGCCTGGTACCTCAAGGGCTTCGCGGTCGGCTCCGAGATGCGCAAGCGCCTCGCGATCACCTCCTCCCTGGAGGCGCTGCGCGCGGGCCTCGACGAACTCGACCTGGACCAGCCCTGGCCCACCGGCGCCGACGGCCCGCGCGGCCGCACC
- a CDS encoding MFS transporter — MPELTHRRRLLVLAICCMSLLIVSIDNTILNVALPSMQRDFGASTSGLQWAVDAYTLVLAALLMLAGSTADRIGRKRVFMTGLVVFTIGSLLCSLAPDLSSLVVFRMIQAVGGSMLNPVAMSIITNTFTDPRERARAIGVWGAVVGISMAAGPLVGGVLVESVGWRSIFWVNLPVGLAALLLTLRFVPESRAPKARRPDPLGQLLVIVLFGSLTYAIIEAPNAGFTAVLPFAVLALVALAGLLLHEPRRAEPLIELRFFRSAPFSGATVIAVSAFAALGGFLFLSTLYLQNVRGLSALEAGLWMLPMAVPTFLCAPLSGRLVGSRGPRLPLLIAGGALTVSGALFAAFEAETSDVTLFVGYVLFGIGFGFVNAPITNTAVSGMPRAQAGVAAAVASTSRQLGQTLGVAVVGAVLAAGVGASSYRDTFVSASRPGWWILAACGLAVLVLGAVTNGPWAHRTAERTADRLRSPEAREAARSGA; from the coding sequence ATGCCGGAGCTCACCCACCGCCGACGCCTGCTCGTGCTCGCCATCTGCTGCATGAGCCTGCTGATCGTGAGCATCGACAACACCATCCTCAACGTGGCCCTGCCCTCCATGCAGCGCGATTTCGGCGCGAGCACGTCGGGGCTCCAGTGGGCGGTCGACGCGTACACGCTGGTGCTGGCCGCGTTGCTGATGCTGGCCGGGTCCACCGCCGACCGGATCGGGCGCAAGCGGGTCTTCATGACGGGGCTGGTGGTCTTCACCATCGGTTCGCTGCTGTGCTCCCTGGCGCCCGACCTGTCCTCGCTGGTCGTCTTCCGGATGATCCAGGCGGTGGGCGGTTCGATGCTCAATCCGGTCGCCATGTCGATCATCACCAACACCTTCACCGACCCCCGCGAGCGCGCCCGCGCGATCGGGGTGTGGGGCGCGGTGGTGGGCATCTCCATGGCCGCCGGGCCGCTGGTGGGCGGGGTGCTGGTGGAGTCGGTCGGCTGGCGCTCGATCTTCTGGGTCAACCTCCCGGTGGGCCTGGCGGCGCTGCTGCTCACCCTGCGTTTCGTCCCCGAGTCCCGGGCGCCGAAGGCCCGCCGGCCCGACCCGCTGGGCCAGCTGCTGGTGATCGTGCTGTTCGGCTCGCTGACGTACGCGATCATCGAGGCGCCGAACGCCGGGTTCACGGCGGTGCTGCCGTTCGCGGTACTCGCCCTCGTCGCGCTGGCCGGCCTGCTCCTGCACGAGCCGCGCCGCGCCGAGCCGCTGATCGAGCTGCGCTTCTTCCGGTCGGCTCCCTTCAGCGGTGCCACCGTCATAGCGGTCAGCGCGTTCGCGGCGCTCGGCGGCTTCCTGTTCCTGTCCACGCTGTACCTCCAGAACGTGCGGGGACTGAGCGCGCTGGAGGCCGGGTTGTGGATGCTGCCGATGGCCGTCCCGACCTTCCTGTGCGCCCCGCTGTCCGGGCGGCTGGTCGGCAGCCGGGGGCCGCGGCTGCCGCTGCTGATCGCGGGCGGCGCGCTGACCGTGAGCGGGGCGCTGTTCGCCGCCTTCGAGGCCGAGACCTCCGACGTCACCCTCTTCGTCGGCTACGTCCTGTTCGGCATCGGCTTCGGCTTCGTCAACGCGCCCATCACCAACACGGCCGTCTCCGGCATGCCCCGCGCCCAGGCCGGCGTGGCCGCCGCCGTCGCCTCCACCAGCCGCCAGCTGGGCCAGACGCTGGGCGTGGCGGTGGTCGGCGCGGTACTGGCGGCGGGCGTCGGCGCCTCCTCGTACCGGGACACCTTCGTCTCGGCCTCCCGCCCCGGCTGGTGGATCCTGGCCGCCTGCGGCCTCGCGGTCCTCGTCCTGGGCGCCGTCACCAACGGCCCCTGGGCCCACCGCACGGCGGAACGAACCGCCGACCGGCTCAGGTCGCCGGAGGCACGGGAGGCGGCGCGGTCAGGAGCCTGA
- a CDS encoding cation-translocating P-type ATPase, with amino-acid sequence MVGALLTRSQDAVTGFVLAGPRLLARSTAPAVGAAAGAVAGTARAGVRGADFAARAARVARSALPGGTRDWRAGPRAHVALAPAESDEVRLAGGTERVARRVAAEVAEHPDVLVAYWDTGLARLVVTATEEELTDSVVDHVTELAGRHGLTRTDRRDRQDVGDQVDELAHPGDPASVRVAATALGADLLGIAAAVTGARLRLPPSPRLITAVATLLRENPAFRAWLRERMGDHRMDVALAAANAAVHGAGQSPTSLVLDGALRACQLTEAVARTAAFEVVHDQLCAPGRGSLPADLTLRPAPRTSPAQDYAAHASAGSVAGAAATLLVKHDVTEAAEAVLAGSPKAARYGPAAFHAVLSAALSRTGVLVRDPGRLRQLEMARTVVLHPSALRLPDDGADPWTEDVLDAARRAGLRVVMVQDPALADFTGLADQVVDARRPLADVVAELRPEGGVVTVVRPRPRDDESVLAGLLGGDVAVALADADSPVAWGADVIAPQGLADVWRLLRAVPAARAIGRRSQTLARSGAALSGLLVAVGEARGRRRGRPSFIALSGLRHAPVDASAAAALLSGTRAAVGVAMARAPHPRARVAWHALAPDAVRDRLERESEPDPTVVEQAAARLRAVADRAGRVPVLAPAFWSWELARAVRGELDDPLTPVLAVGSAASAILGSVVDALLVVGALDLNALVGGFQRLRAERALSGLLAEQTQKARVTEEPEREGGPPRIMDASRLHPGYVIELKTDDVVPADARLLWEDGLEVDESALTGESLPVGKSVDPAPKAPVAERYCMVFEGTTVVAGRARAVVVDIGDHTEAARAVALAARTPAAAGVQARLQELTRKALPLTLAGGAAVTGLSLLRGAPVRQAVAGGVSVAVAAVPEGLPLVATVAQLAAARRLSRRGVLVRTPRTLEALGRMDTICFDKTGTLTENRLRLTRVAGADGTVRRVGDPEAADAVRTAARAVPRLNGDGARPTHATDEAVLDAAGDDPGWTQVEGLPFETSRGYAAAVGRDPAGGPETLVVKGAPETVLPACADLPSHTLEVAQALARDGLRIIAVASRPLRRGEKAADVLEQQPAKLEFTGLLALSDVPRETSPALVRGLREAGVRPVVLTGDHPQTAHAIAVDLGWPEDAVVVTGDELAAADRTARSRMLRDADVVARVAPEQKLQVVESLRDAGRVVGMVGDGANDAAAIRAADIGVGISARGSAAARNAADLVVTGDDLLVLVEAVREGRALWHSVADAIAILIGGNAGEVGFGILGTVLSGSSPLSTRQMLLVNLFTDLFPAMAVAVTRTGDPEQEAADAVAPLGAAVLGEPLLRQIRHRALTTALGATAAWLFGRFTPGTDRRSTTMALCAVVGTQLAQTLADRRDSRLVQVTSLGSAAALVALVQTPGVSRLFGCTPLGPVAWTGVAAAIVLALAGQRALPEVEEAVLKYWPMVAERLPNPLR; translated from the coding sequence ATGGTCGGCGCACTTCTGACGCGGTCCCAGGACGCCGTCACCGGATTCGTACTGGCCGGCCCCCGGCTGCTCGCCCGCTCCACCGCACCCGCCGTCGGCGCCGCCGCCGGCGCGGTCGCGGGCACCGCGCGGGCCGGTGTGCGAGGCGCCGACTTCGCCGCCCGCGCGGCCCGGGTCGCCCGGTCCGCGCTGCCCGGCGGCACCCGGGACTGGCGGGCCGGACCCCGGGCCCACGTCGCCCTCGCCCCTGCCGAGTCCGACGAGGTGCGCCTGGCGGGCGGCACGGAACGCGTCGCGCGAAGGGTGGCCGCGGAGGTGGCCGAACACCCGGACGTGCTGGTCGCCTACTGGGACACCGGCCTCGCCAGGCTGGTGGTGACCGCGACCGAGGAGGAGCTGACCGACTCCGTCGTGGACCACGTCACCGAACTCGCCGGGCGGCACGGACTCACCCGGACGGACCGACGGGACCGGCAGGACGTCGGCGACCAGGTGGACGAACTGGCCCACCCCGGCGATCCGGCCTCGGTGCGCGTCGCCGCGACCGCCCTCGGCGCCGACCTCCTCGGCATCGCCGCCGCCGTGACCGGCGCGCGCCTGCGGCTGCCGCCCTCGCCGCGCCTGATCACCGCCGTGGCGACACTGCTGCGCGAGAACCCGGCCTTCCGCGCCTGGCTGCGCGAGCGGATGGGCGACCACCGCATGGACGTGGCGCTGGCCGCCGCCAACGCCGCCGTGCACGGCGCCGGGCAGAGCCCCACCTCGCTGGTCCTCGACGGAGCGCTGCGCGCCTGCCAGTTGACGGAGGCGGTGGCCCGGACGGCGGCCTTCGAGGTGGTGCACGACCAGCTCTGCGCCCCCGGCCGAGGCAGCCTGCCCGCCGACCTCACCCTGCGCCCGGCGCCGCGCACCTCCCCGGCCCAGGACTACGCCGCCCACGCCTCGGCCGGCAGCGTCGCGGGCGCCGCGGCGACGCTGCTGGTCAAGCACGACGTGACCGAGGCGGCCGAGGCCGTGCTGGCCGGCTCGCCCAAGGCCGCGCGGTACGGTCCCGCCGCCTTCCACGCCGTACTGAGCGCGGCCCTGTCCCGTACCGGTGTGCTGGTGCGCGACCCCGGACGGCTGCGGCAGCTGGAGATGGCCCGCACGGTCGTGCTGCACCCGAGCGCGCTGCGGCTGCCGGACGACGGCGCCGACCCGTGGACCGAGGACGTGCTGGACGCGGCCCGGCGGGCCGGCCTGCGCGTGGTGATGGTCCAGGACCCGGCGCTGGCCGACTTCACCGGCCTCGCGGACCAGGTCGTCGACGCGCGGCGCCCGCTCGCGGACGTCGTGGCCGAACTGCGCCCCGAGGGCGGCGTCGTCACGGTCGTACGCCCGCGGCCCAGGGACGACGAATCGGTGCTGGCCGGGCTGCTCGGCGGGGACGTGGCGGTCGCCCTGGCCGACGCGGACTCCCCGGTGGCGTGGGGCGCCGACGTGATCGCTCCGCAGGGGCTCGCCGACGTGTGGCGGCTGCTGCGGGCGGTGCCCGCGGCCCGTGCCATCGGGCGGCGCTCGCAGACGCTGGCCCGGTCCGGCGCCGCGCTGTCCGGGCTGCTGGTGGCGGTCGGCGAGGCGCGCGGCCGGCGGCGGGGCAGGCCGAGCTTCATCGCCCTGTCCGGGCTGCGGCACGCGCCGGTCGACGCGAGCGCGGCGGCGGCCCTGCTGTCCGGGACGCGTGCCGCGGTCGGCGTGGCGATGGCCCGCGCCCCGCATCCCCGGGCGCGAGTGGCGTGGCACGCGCTGGCCCCGGACGCCGTACGGGACCGCCTGGAGCGGGAGAGCGAGCCCGATCCGACCGTCGTCGAGCAGGCCGCGGCCCGGCTGCGCGCGGTCGCCGACCGGGCGGGCCGGGTGCCGGTGCTGGCCCCGGCGTTCTGGTCGTGGGAGCTGGCCCGGGCGGTCCGCGGGGAGCTGGACGATCCGCTCACCCCGGTGCTCGCGGTCGGCTCGGCGGCCTCCGCGATCCTCGGGTCGGTCGTGGACGCCCTGCTGGTGGTCGGGGCGCTCGACCTGAACGCGCTGGTCGGCGGGTTCCAGCGGCTGCGCGCCGAGCGGGCGCTGTCCGGGCTGCTGGCCGAGCAGACGCAGAAGGCCCGGGTCACCGAGGAGCCCGAACGCGAGGGCGGGCCGCCGCGCATCATGGACGCGTCCCGGCTGCACCCGGGGTATGTGATCGAACTGAAGACGGACGACGTCGTCCCGGCCGACGCCCGGCTGCTGTGGGAGGACGGCCTGGAGGTGGACGAGTCCGCGCTGACCGGTGAGTCGCTGCCGGTGGGCAAGAGCGTGGACCCGGCGCCCAAGGCCCCGGTGGCCGAGCGGTACTGCATGGTCTTCGAGGGCACGACCGTGGTGGCCGGCCGCGCCCGGGCCGTCGTCGTGGACATCGGTGACCACACCGAGGCGGCGCGGGCGGTGGCGCTCGCCGCCCGGACGCCCGCCGCGGCCGGGGTGCAGGCCAGGCTCCAGGAACTGACCCGCAAGGCGCTGCCGCTCACCCTGGCGGGCGGGGCCGCGGTCACCGGTCTGTCGCTGCTGCGCGGGGCGCCGGTCCGGCAGGCCGTCGCCGGCGGGGTGTCGGTCGCGGTGGCCGCCGTGCCCGAGGGGCTGCCCCTGGTGGCGACGGTGGCGCAGCTCGCGGCGGCCCGGCGGCTGAGCCGTCGCGGGGTCCTCGTGCGCACCCCGCGCACGCTGGAGGCGCTGGGCCGGATGGACACCATCTGCTTCGACAAGACCGGCACGCTCACCGAGAACAGGCTGCGGCTGACGCGCGTCGCGGGCGCCGACGGCACGGTCCGCAGGGTGGGCGACCCGGAGGCCGCCGACGCCGTACGGACCGCCGCGCGCGCCGTGCCCCGGCTGAACGGCGACGGGGCCCGGCCCACCCACGCCACCGACGAGGCGGTCCTGGACGCGGCGGGCGACGACCCGGGGTGGACGCAGGTGGAGGGCCTGCCCTTCGAGACCTCGCGCGGTTACGCCGCAGCCGTCGGACGGGACCCGGCCGGCGGTCCCGAGACGCTGGTGGTCAAGGGCGCCCCGGAGACCGTGCTGCCGGCCTGCGCCGACCTGCCGTCGCACACCCTGGAGGTGGCGCAGGCCCTGGCCCGCGACGGACTGCGCATCATCGCGGTGGCCTCCCGCCCCCTGCGCCGGGGCGAGAAGGCGGCCGACGTCCTCGAACAGCAGCCGGCGAAGCTGGAGTTCACGGGGCTGCTGGCGCTGTCCGACGTACCCCGTGAGACGTCCCCGGCGCTGGTGCGTGGGCTGCGCGAGGCGGGCGTACGGCCCGTGGTGCTGACCGGCGACCATCCGCAGACCGCCCACGCCATCGCCGTCGACCTGGGCTGGCCCGAGGACGCGGTCGTGGTCACCGGCGACGAACTCGCCGCCGCCGACCGTACGGCGCGCTCCCGGATGCTGCGCGACGCGGACGTCGTGGCCCGGGTGGCGCCGGAGCAGAAGCTCCAGGTCGTCGAGTCGCTGCGGGACGCCGGGCGGGTCGTCGGCATGGTCGGCGACGGCGCCAACGACGCGGCCGCCATCCGCGCCGCGGACATCGGCGTCGGCATCAGCGCCCGCGGCTCGGCCGCCGCCCGCAACGCCGCCGACCTGGTGGTGACCGGCGACGACCTGCTGGTGCTGGTGGAGGCGGTCCGGGAGGGCCGGGCGCTGTGGCACAGCGTCGCCGACGCCATCGCGATCCTGATCGGCGGCAACGCGGGCGAGGTCGGCTTCGGCATCCTCGGCACGGTGCTGAGCGGCTCCTCGCCGCTGTCGACCCGCCAGATGCTGCTGGTGAACCTCTTCACCGACCTGTTCCCGGCGATGGCGGTCGCGGTGACGCGCACGGGGGATCCCGAGCAGGAGGCCGCCGACGCGGTCGCGCCGCTGGGCGCGGCGGTGCTGGGCGAGCCCCTGCTGCGGCAGATCCGGCACCGGGCCCTGACCACGGCGCTCGGGGCGACCGCGGCCTGGCTCTTCGGCCGCTTCACGCCGGGCACGGACCGCCGCTCGACGACGATGGCCCTGTGTGCCGTGGTCGGCACCCAGCTCGCCCAGACCCTCGCCGACCGCCGCGACAGCCGCCTGGTCCAGGTCACGTCCCTGGGCTCGGCCGCCGCCCTGGTCGCCCTCGTCCAGACCCCGGGCGTCAGCCGCCTCTTCGGCTGCACCCCGCTGGGCCCGGTGGCGTGGACGGGCGTGGCGGCGGCCATCGTCCTGGCCCTGGCGGGCCAGCGGGCGCTGCCGGAGGTGGAGGAGGCGGTCCTGAAGTACTGGCCGATGGTGGCGGAGCGGCTGCCGAATCCGCTGCGCTGA
- a CDS encoding histone H1-like repetitive region-containing protein: MAEQKSAQTLPRPLHAAASAVQKVPGATTVGKAAEGALERIGAVSPRGRRVIVYTGAGVLGVAGLVEWPVALTGAAVAWLTQSRRRNGNGVAGRGTGGTGAAEAARKRAAVRKSTAKTAAAKSAASTSPAAKSAAAKKAAAKKTTATKTTAKKATAQSAAAKSAAAKKATAATKATANKATAKKATAKKTTAKKTAATKTAARKTAARKAPAKKTASPARSRSRSGKKASSSRPPASGSAGGRKTASASRTRRTG; the protein is encoded by the coding sequence ATGGCTGAGCAGAAGTCGGCGCAGACACTCCCGCGGCCGTTGCACGCGGCCGCTTCCGCGGTACAGAAGGTGCCGGGCGCCACGACGGTCGGTAAGGCCGCCGAGGGCGCGCTGGAACGGATCGGCGCGGTGTCGCCGCGCGGGCGGCGCGTGATCGTGTACACGGGCGCGGGGGTGCTGGGCGTCGCCGGCCTGGTGGAGTGGCCGGTGGCGCTCACCGGGGCGGCGGTGGCCTGGCTGACGCAGTCACGGCGGCGGAACGGGAACGGGGTCGCCGGGCGGGGCACTGGTGGTACCGGTGCCGCCGAGGCCGCCAGGAAGCGCGCCGCCGTCAGGAAGAGCACCGCCAAGACCGCGGCGGCGAAGTCGGCCGCCTCGACGTCGCCCGCGGCGAAGTCGGCCGCGGCGAAGAAGGCGGCGGCGAAGAAGACCACCGCGACGAAGACGACTGCGAAGAAGGCCACGGCCCAGTCGGCCGCCGCGAAGTCCGCCGCGGCGAAGAAGGCGACCGCGGCGACGAAGGCGACCGCCAATAAGGCGACGGCGAAGAAGGCCACGGCGAAGAAGACGACCGCCAAGAAGACCGCCGCGACGAAGACCGCCGCCAGGAAGACCGCCGCCAGGAAAGCCCCCGCGAAGAAGACCGCGTCACCCGCACGGAGCAGGAGCCGCTCGGGAAAGAAGGCGTCGTCCAGCCGTCCCCCCGCCTCGGGCTCGGCCGGCGGCCGTAAGACCGCCTCCGCCTCGCGCACCCGCAGGACGGGCTGA
- a CDS encoding glycine--tRNA ligase codes for MAADKIDTIVSLSKRRGFVFPCSEIYGGQRAAWDYGPLGVELKENLKRQWWRYMVTSREDVVGLDSSVILAPEVWVASGHVATFTDPLTECTSCHKRFRADHLEEAYEEKKGKAPENGLADLNCPNCGNKGTFTEPKQFSGLLSTHLGPTQDSGSVAYLRPETAQGIFTNFAQVQTTSRRKPPFGIAQMGKSFRNEITPGNFIFRTREFEQMEMEFFVKPGEDEKWQEYWMEQRWNWYTGLGLREENMRWYEHPAEKLSHYSKRTADIEYRFSFGGSEWGELEGVANRTDYDLSSHAKASGQDLSYFDQEAGERWTPYVIEPAAGVGRAMLAFLLDAYIEDEAPNAKGKLEKRTVLRLDPRLSPVKVAVLPLSRNPELSPKAKGLAQALRQNWNIEFDDAGAIGRRYRRQDEIGTPFCVTVDFDTLDDNAVTVRERDTMKQERVSLDQIEGYLASRLVGC; via the coding sequence GTGGCCGCCGACAAGATCGACACCATCGTCAGCCTGAGCAAGCGCCGTGGCTTCGTATTCCCCTGCAGTGAGATCTACGGCGGTCAGCGCGCCGCCTGGGACTACGGTCCGCTCGGTGTCGAGCTCAAGGAGAACCTCAAGCGCCAGTGGTGGCGCTACATGGTCACGTCGCGCGAGGACGTCGTCGGTCTCGACTCCTCCGTGATCCTGGCCCCCGAGGTCTGGGTGGCCTCCGGTCACGTCGCCACCTTCACGGACCCGCTGACCGAGTGCACCTCCTGCCACAAGCGGTTCCGCGCGGACCACCTGGAGGAGGCCTACGAGGAGAAGAAGGGCAAGGCTCCCGAGAACGGCCTCGCCGACCTCAACTGCCCCAACTGCGGCAACAAGGGCACCTTCACCGAGCCCAAGCAGTTCTCCGGTCTGCTCTCCACCCACCTCGGCCCGACCCAGGACAGCGGCTCCGTCGCCTACCTGCGGCCCGAGACCGCCCAGGGCATCTTCACCAACTTCGCCCAGGTGCAGACCACTTCGCGCCGCAAGCCGCCGTTCGGCATCGCCCAGATGGGCAAGTCCTTCCGCAACGAGATCACGCCCGGCAACTTCATCTTCCGGACCCGCGAGTTCGAGCAGATGGAGATGGAGTTCTTCGTCAAGCCGGGCGAGGACGAGAAGTGGCAGGAGTACTGGATGGAGCAGCGCTGGAACTGGTACACGGGCCTGGGTCTCCGCGAGGAGAACATGCGCTGGTACGAGCACCCGGCCGAGAAGCTCTCCCACTACTCCAAGCGCACCGCCGACATCGAGTACCGGTTCTCCTTCGGCGGCAGCGAGTGGGGCGAGCTGGAGGGTGTCGCCAACCGCACCGACTACGACCTCTCCTCGCACGCCAAGGCCTCCGGCCAGGACCTCTCCTACTTCGACCAGGAGGCCGGCGAGCGCTGGACGCCGTACGTCATCGAGCCGGCGGCCGGTGTCGGCCGGGCGATGCTCGCCTTCCTGCTCGACGCGTACATCGAGGACGAGGCGCCGAACGCCAAGGGCAAGCTGGAGAAGCGCACGGTGCTGCGGCTCGACCCGCGGCTGTCCCCGGTGAAGGTCGCCGTGCTGCCGCTGTCCCGCAACCCCGAGCTGTCGCCCAAGGCGAAGGGGCTCGCGCAGGCGCTGCGGCAGAACTGGAACATCGAGTTCGACGACGCCGGGGCGATCGGGCGCCGGTACCGGCGTCAGGACGAGATCGGTACGCCGTTCTGCGTCACCGTCGACTTCGACACGCTGGACGACAACGCGGTGACGGTCCGCGAGCGGGACACGATGAAGCAGGAGCGCGTGTCGCTGGACCAGATCGAGGGGTACCTGGCCTCGCGTCTGGTCGGGTGCTGA
- a CDS encoding metal ABC transporter substrate-binding protein translates to MNVRRRHISGIAVTAAAALGLGTLSACSGDSAAAGNTDKFDVVASFYPMAYLAEQIGGDHVNVTSLTEPGQEPHDLEISAKQRAQLEETDAALFLKGLQPSADEAIAQSGAKTKIDATTLTALEEHGSEVGGHAAEHDHAEEEHGHEHGEEGGEDPHIWLDPVKYAEVAEGVGKAFEKADPDHAADYKKNTDALVKKLGALNTEFETGLKDTDTKVFITTHAAFGYLAERYGLTEEAISGLSPESEPSAARVKELEKMAKADGVSTVFYETLVSDKTAKTVAKDANLKTDVLDPVEGITEKSRGDDYFQVMEANLKALRTALGAK, encoded by the coding sequence ATGAACGTACGACGACGTCACATATCCGGCATAGCAGTCACCGCGGCCGCCGCACTCGGCCTCGGGACCCTCTCGGCCTGCTCCGGCGACAGCGCGGCGGCGGGCAACACGGACAAGTTCGACGTCGTCGCGTCGTTCTACCCCATGGCCTATCTCGCCGAGCAGATCGGCGGCGACCACGTCAACGTCACCAGTCTGACCGAGCCCGGCCAGGAACCGCACGACCTGGAGATCAGCGCCAAGCAGCGCGCCCAGCTGGAGGAGACGGACGCCGCGCTCTTCCTCAAGGGCCTCCAGCCCTCCGCCGACGAGGCCATCGCCCAGTCCGGCGCCAAGACGAAGATCGACGCGACCACGCTGACCGCCCTGGAGGAGCACGGCTCCGAGGTCGGCGGACACGCCGCCGAGCACGACCACGCCGAGGAAGAGCACGGCCACGAGCACGGCGAGGAGGGCGGCGAGGACCCCCACATCTGGCTCGACCCGGTCAAGTACGCCGAGGTCGCCGAGGGCGTCGGCAAGGCCTTCGAGAAGGCCGACCCCGACCACGCCGCCGACTACAAGAAGAACACCGACGCCCTGGTCAAGAAGCTCGGCGCCCTGAACACGGAGTTCGAGACCGGGCTGAAGGACACCGACACCAAGGTCTTCATCACCACGCACGCCGCCTTCGGCTACCTCGCCGAGCGCTACGGCCTGACCGAGGAGGCCATCAGCGGCCTCAGCCCCGAGTCCGAGCCCAGCGCCGCCCGGGTCAAGGAGCTTGAGAAGATGGCGAAGGCCGACGGCGTCTCCACGGTCTTCTACGAGACGCTCGTCAGCGACAAGACCGCGAAGACGGTCGCCAAGGACGCGAACCTCAAGACGGACGTCCTCGACCCGGTCGAGGGCATCACCGAGAAGTCCCGCGGCGACGACTACTTCCAGGTCATGGAAGCCAACCTCAAGGCCCTGCGGACGGCCCTGGGAGCCAAGTGA
- a CDS encoding metal ABC transporter ATP-binding protein: MSEPVNVISLRGVRAELGSRPVLRGIDLTVRRGEVVALLGANGSGKSTAVRTVIGQVPVTAGEIELFGTDRRRFRDWARVGYVPQRTTAAGGVPATVTEVVSSGRLSRARFGILRKADHEAVRRALALVGMTDRAKDSVNALSGGQHQRVLIARALAAEPELLIMDEPMAGVDLASQEVLAETLRKQVAAGTTVLLVLHELGPLEPLIDRAVVLRDGCVLHDGPPPKAVGQHALPGHDHVHPHAPTDAEPIRTGLLS, from the coding sequence ATGAGCGAGCCCGTCAACGTCATCTCGCTGCGCGGCGTGCGCGCCGAACTCGGCTCACGCCCCGTCCTGCGCGGCATCGACCTCACCGTGCGCCGCGGCGAGGTCGTCGCCCTGCTCGGCGCCAACGGCTCGGGCAAGTCCACGGCCGTGCGCACCGTCATCGGCCAGGTACCGGTCACCGCCGGGGAGATCGAGCTGTTCGGCACGGACCGGCGCCGGTTCCGCGACTGGGCGCGCGTGGGCTACGTCCCGCAGCGCACCACGGCCGCGGGCGGCGTCCCCGCGACGGTGACCGAGGTGGTCTCCTCCGGGCGGCTCTCCCGGGCCCGCTTCGGCATCCTGCGCAAGGCCGACCACGAGGCCGTGCGCCGCGCCCTCGCCCTGGTCGGCATGACCGACCGGGCCAAGGACTCGGTGAACGCCCTCTCCGGCGGCCAGCACCAGCGCGTGCTGATCGCCCGCGCGCTCGCCGCCGAACCCGAACTGCTGATCATGGACGAGCCGATGGCGGGCGTCGACCTGGCCAGCCAGGAGGTGCTGGCCGAGACGCTCAGGAAGCAGGTCGCGGCCGGTACGACGGTCCTCCTCGTCCTGCACGAGCTGGGCCCCCTGGAGCCGCTGATCGACCGCGCCGTGGTGCTCCGCGACGGCTGCGTGCTGCACGACGGCCCGCCCCCGAAGGCGGTCGGCCAGCACGCGCTGCCCGGCCACGACCACGTGCACCCGCACGCGCCCACGGACGCCGAACCGATCCGCACCGGCCTGCTGAGCTGA